One segment of Schistocerca cancellata isolate TAMUIC-IGC-003103 chromosome 2, iqSchCanc2.1, whole genome shotgun sequence DNA contains the following:
- the LOC126162283 gene encoding cyclin-dependent kinase 6-like, which yields MMDAGIQSHPNFEMLAQIGNGAYGTVYRARSASGQIVAVKKVRVNLSADGIPLSTLREVVLLKELAQYEHPNIVKLLDVCTGHRTETDLYLFLVFEHLEQDLSNYIEKCPRSGMGASLVRDIMFQTLSGVDFLHSKRVIHRDLKPQNILISSSGTVKLADFGLAKTYDFEMLLTSVVVTIWYRAPEVLLNSTYATPVDIWSCGCIMAELFLLRPIFCGTSEVDQLDKIFSILGTPPETSWPEQTPLPWSVFKNYTAADLEGMMPDCSPDGLNLLQNLLMFDPCQRISAAKALAHPYFKEHGYIAR from the coding sequence ATGATGGATGCAGGAATTCAGAGTCATCCCAATTTTGAGATGTTGGCCCAGATAGGTAATGGTGCATACGGCACTGTTTACCGTGCACGTTCAGCGAGTGGCCAAATTGTGGCTGTAAAGAAAGTTCGTGTGAACCTTTCTGCTGATGGTATACCTTTGTCTACACTTcgggaagttgttcttttgaaggaATTGGCTCAGTATGAACATCCGAATATAGTGAAACTACTGGATGTCTGCACGGGTCATAGAACAGAAACCGATCTCTATCTGTTTTTAGTGTTTGAACATTTGGAGCAGGATTTGTCTAATTACATTGAAAAGTGTCCCCGGTCTGGCATGGGAGCAAGCTTGGTGAGAGACATTATGTTCCAGACTCTGAGTGGTGTTGATTTTCTCCATAGTAAGCGTGTAATTCATCGAGATCTGAAACCTCAGAACATCCTGATTTCTTCTTCAGGAACAGTGAAGTTAGCAGACTTTGGGCTGGCTAAGACTTACGACTTTGAAATGCTACTTACTTCTGTTGTTGTAACCATATGGTATCGTGCTCCAGAGGTTCTTCTCAACTCAACATATGCTACACCAGTTGATATCTGGTCATGTGGTTGTATTATGGCTGAATTGTTTCTCCTGCGTCCTATATTTTGTGGAACATCAGAAGTTGACCAACTGGACAAGATATTCAGCATCTTAGGAACACCTCCTGAAACAAGTTGGCCAGAGCAGACACCATTACCTTGGTCTGTTTTCAAAAACTACACAGCTGCTGACCTGGAAGGGATGATGCCTGATTGCTCCCCAGATGGTCTGAATCTTTTACAGAATTTGTTGATGTTTGACCCTTGTCAGAGAATCAGTGCTGCAAAAGCCTTAGCTCATCCTTATTTCAAGGAGCATGGATACATTGCACGCTAG